A single window of Aspergillus puulaauensis MK2 DNA, chromosome 5, nearly complete sequence DNA harbors:
- a CDS encoding basic helix-loop-helix domain-containing protein (COG:K;~EggNog:ENOG410PN7P;~InterPro:IPR011598,IPR036638;~PFAM:PF00010;~go_function: GO:0046983 - protein dimerization activity [Evidence IEA]): MMSINTPNGTQGRNGRNNPALPFGYSFPEDTPCEPAPASPLGPALLDVNETNMLDNFLTTLDANPFANDFWLTGPQDDANKSHGLPGFDWSNELPPTFEGSTTSLPQPPFPHQSVEKSLGIIPEHSNPDIMAAASMIYPNGVNGPEINTNFGSQPLAFSNIDYQQLKGHGKQRQQNGQPPARRPSTTPRTHLPVAFHTPQMFFDVHQPISPEQQLSTKGRPLHWGSDSSFMDQGYVAPPEHPSEEQRTKELIQNLECLEPQSSAANTRAPTPDRTVNHHAVPWADTPAVNHISGLRKDYGDTIEEPSHPKKKQRLSIKEEDDDVSDEDSSRHRSRRSKGAGRRLSTDTIRKSRGSQSSKPPRENLTEEQKRSNHILSEQKRRNLIRQGFEDLCILVPGLRGGGFSKSAMLTQAADWLEDVLRSNNALKTQLAELKTMNGLVMPR; this comes from the exons ATGATGAGCATCAATACCCCAAACGGCACTCAGGGTCGGAATGGTCGCAATAATCCAGCACTTCCGTTTGGCT ATTCTTTCCCTGAAGATACGCCCTGCGAACCCGCTCCTGCCTCACCCCTCGGGCCAGCGCTTCTTGATGTTAACGAAACGAATATGCTTGATAACTTCCTCACAACACTAGACGCCAATCCTTTCGCAAACGACTTTTGGCTTACGGGGCCCCAAGATGACGCGAACAAGTCTCATGGATTGCCAGGCTTTGACTGGTCGAATGAGCTGCCGCCAACGTTTGAGGGCTCTACAACATCTCTACCTCAACCACCGTTCCCTCACCAAAGTGTCGAAAAATCCCTTGGAATTATCCCCGAGCATTCAAATCCAGACATCATGGCTGCAGCTTCTATGATTTACCCCAACGGAGTAAATGGCCCTGAGATCAACACCAATTTTGGGAGCCAACCGCTTGCTTTCTCCAATATCGATTACCAACAACTAAAAGGACATGGAAAGCAACGGCAGCAAAACGGTCAACCACCGGCTAGGCGCCCCAGCACAACTCCTCGAACGCATTTACCTGTCGCGTTCCATACACCACAGATGTTCTTTGATGTACATCAGCCGATATCACCTGAACAACAATTGTCTACCAAAGGCCGGCCACTTCACTGGGGATCCGACTCTAGTTTCATGGACCAGGGATATGTGGCTCCTCCCGAGCATCCTAGCGAAGAACAACGGACAAAGGAATTAATACAAAATTTGGAATGCCTCGAGCCCCAAAGCAGCGCTGCTAATACGCGAGCGCCCACACCAGATAGGACCGTGAACCATCACGCCGTCCCGTGGGCAGATACTCCAGCGGTCAATCATATTAGTGGACTAAGAAAAGACTACGGCGACACTATAGAAGAGCCGTCACACCCAAAGAAAAAGCAGAGATTATCAATcaaagaagaggacgatgatgttTCTGATGAGGATTCTTCCAGGCACCGGTCAAGGCGCTCTAAGGGTGCTGGCAGACGACTATCTACCGACACGATTCGAAAGTCGAGAGGCTCGCAAAGCTCGAAACCTCCGCGAGAAAACCTGACGGAAGAGCAGAAACGAAGCAATCATATTCTTTCAGAACAAAAACGGCGGAATCTTATCAGGCAGGGGTTCGAGGACCTATGCATACTTGTTCCCGGGTTAAGAGGTGGTGGCTTCAGCAAAAGTGCAATGCTCACCCAGGCCGCCGACTGGCTGGAGGACGTTCTACGCAGTAACAATGCACTGAAGACACAGCTTGCAGAACTGAAGACTATGAACGGCCTAGTGATGCCGCGATGA
- a CDS encoding uncharacterized protein (COG:S;~EggNog:ENOG410PSNI;~InterPro:IPR025212;~PFAM:PF13094): protein MPPKRKRSNDAPDQGQTTRRKKQYAHLKPQVRHISERTIKSKWSTLPEPTQDKIRDMFRALERPVIVRQQNDRKRYEAQAAVQAVVKNLGKRLPRMPFPPLTKDSVFEYEAALKEHSALESSLSTMNDSIDLLDNEIAKEEALLTKETKQLQEMEKNAKRAETERKRQMKNEHPILRQVEDGPGKQIGTPSEFTLSNPKNSQLGFNELETDPEVSGLLKQLNNHLKSIQSNTDPLAGLKDAITRSQAALSLADMPDD, encoded by the exons ATGCCCCCTAAACGAAAGCGTTCTAATGATGCGCCCGACCAGGGCCAGACCACCAGGCGCAAGAAGCAATACGCCCACTTGAAGCCTCAGGTGCGACACATATCGGAAAGAACAATTAAGTCGAAATGGTCAACACTCCCAGAGCCGACGCAAGACAAGATCCGCGATATGTTCCGCGCCTTGGAGCGCCCTGTCATCGTTCGGCAACAGAATGACCGAAAACGCTACGAAGCTCAGGCAGCTGTTCAAGCTGTAGTGAAGAA TCTTGGAAAGCGACTACCTCGGATGCCTTTTCCTCCGTTGACGAAAGATTCGGTTTTCGAGTACGAAGCGGCCCTTAAGGAACAC AGCGCGCTTGAGTCTTCGCTCTCGACAATGAATGATAGTATCGATCTGCTCGATAACGAGattgcaaaggaggaggcgctTCTCACAAAGGAAACAAAGCAACTGCaggaaatggagaagaacGCAAAGCGTGCGGAGACAGAACGAAAGAGGCAGATGAAGAAT GAACACCCCATCCTACGACAGGTCGAGGACGGTCCTGGTAAACAAATCGGGACCCCCTCCGAGTTTACTCTCTCCAACCCAAAGAATTCGCAGTTGGGATTTAATGAG CTTGAGACCGACCCCGAGGTGTCTGGTTTGCTCAAACAATTGAACAATCACCTGAAGTCAATACAGAGCAATACCGACCCTCTCGCTGGACTTAAAGATGCTATTACACGGTCTCAGGCCGCGTTGAGCCTAGCAGATATGCCCGATGACTGA
- the acuM gene encoding gluconeogenesis transcription factor RDS2 (COG:S;~EggNog:ENOG410PH9D;~InterPro:IPR001138;~go_function: GO:0000981 - DNA-binding transcription factor activity, RNA polymerase II-specific [Evidence IEA];~go_function: GO:0008270 - zinc ion binding [Evidence IEA];~go_process: GO:0006355 - regulation of transcription, DNA-templated [Evidence IEA]), producing the protein MTEKPTAQTGPAPDQNTSNGTAENTTPSKMVDGSTVGKADSNAKDNAQTSPASKPEGAAGGARTSPKKRRKVNHACVYCRRSERPCTRCIKRNIGHLCHDEPREPSKRARSEHEQSAADEEGSSNNEYPNVHAMPRKVDIQDAAGQQILADGNLGLTSSPMNAVQPGPMSSSTGQNMGVTSQQQLLGYNDWVGGQSQFQDMHTFHPSYMFNAPEVTNEYNLLGDFLSNSLLDDGGIFQNDDVQRVYSDPTLINSMSVLGGPNTSLLQQSQSLGPPQNTANQGDPSGPGIIGNDKARETYYMTAADPSGSDPPEERMNKLLKAKYDAGLLRPFNYVKGYARLNSYMEKHLQQASRQKILRQLDKFRPKFRERMQSLTDIELILVEMWFERSLMEYDRVFASMAIPACCWRRTGEIFRGNNEMAELIGVPIEVLRDGKLAIHEIIVEDQLVSYWEKFGAIAFDNTQKAMLTSCTLKNPNATSPNEGIPCCFSFTIRRDNHNIPSLIVGNFLPSQRKK; encoded by the exons ATGACGGAGAAACCCACTGCGCAAACGGGTCCAGCCCCAGACCAGAATACCTCCAATGGAACTGCCGAGAATACGACCCCTAGCAAAATGGTAGATGGAAGCACAGTCGGCAAAGCCGACTCAAACGCCAAAGATAACGCGCAAACGTCGCCAGCCTCGAAACCTGAGGGTGCTGCTGGGGGGGCTCGTACCAGCCCGAAGAAACGGCGCAAGGTCAATCATG CATGCGTCTACTGTAGGCGATCG GAGCGACCGTGCACCCGATGTATAAAACGCAATATCGGGCACCTGTGCCATGACGAACCGAGAGAACCATCGAAACGAGCGCGCAGCGAGCACGAACagtctgctgcagatgaGGAGGGTTCTTCAAATAACGAATACCCAAATGTTCACGCCATGCCCAGGAAGGTCGATATCCAAGATGCTGCAGGTCAGCAGATCCTGGCCGATGGAAACTTGGGCCTTACGTCGTCCCCTATGAATGCGGTGCAACCTGGGCCCATGTCCTCCTCTACAGGCCAAAATATGGGTGTCACATCTCAGCAACAGC TTCTTGGATATAATGACTGGGTAGGCGGCCAAAGCCAATTTCAAGACATGCATACATTTCACCCTTCTTATATGTTCAATGCCCCCGAAGTTACGAACGAGTATAACCTTCTAGGTGACTTTCTCAGCAACAGCTTACTTGACGATGGAGGCATCTTTCAAAACGACGACGTGCAGAGAGTGTATTCGGACCCAACATTGATCAACTCCATGTCTGTGCTCGGGGGCCCAAATACGTCGCTACTTCAACAATCTCAGTCCCTGGGTCCGCCGCAAAACACAGCGAACCAGGGTGACCCTTCAGGGCCAGGCATCATTGGGAATGATAAAGCGAGGGAAACGTACTATATGACGGCAGCGGATCCCTCAGGGTCTGATCCTCCAGAAGAGCGAATGAACAAGCTTCTCAAAGCGAAATACGACGCCGGTCTTCTGCGACCGTTCAACTACGTTAAGGGTTACGCAAGACTCAACTCATACATGGAGAAACACCTACAGCAAGCCTCGCGGCAAAAGATCCTCCGGCAACTGGACAAATTCCGACCCAAGTTCCGTGAGAGGATGCAAAGCCTGACGGATATTGAACTCATTCTGGTAGAGATGTGGTTCGAGCGCAGCTTGATGGAATATGACCGCGTTTTTGCGAGTATGGCGATACctgcctgctgctggagaCGAACGGGTGAAATATTCCGAGGTAATAATGAAATGGCTGAGCTTATCGGCGTTCCCATCGAGGTCCTCAGAGAC GGTAAACTAGCAATTCATGAGATTATCGTGGAAGACCAGCTTGTGAGCTACTGGGAGAAATTTGGCGCCATCGCCTTCGACAACACCCAAAAAGCGATGCTCACGAGTTGTACCTTGAAGAACCCAAATGCTACCTCCCCTAACGAAGGGATACCGTGCTGTTTCTCATTCACCATCCGGAGAGATAACCATAACAT TCCGTCTCTCATTGTCGGAAACTTCCTACCCTCGCAACGAAAAAAATAA
- a CDS encoding uncharacterized protein (COG:S;~EggNog:ENOG410PIC9;~InterPro:IPR039057,IPR013940,IPR011990;~PFAM:PF08631;~go_function: GO:0005515 - protein binding [Evidence IEA];~go_process: GO:0051321 - meiotic cell cycle [Evidence IEA];~go_process: GO:0090173 - regulation of synaptonemal complex assembly [Evidence IEA]) — MHDLGNFRSLELAFKAAKACIEHGLTDLSQNIIESAATRLDLMEASKAETDMVRLEDFTTEYYMLRIYLAWTQERPDIADHLFSKAPETKTTEQQKVIVDTCYSIGEAELRKCQYDTAATWLGRALAVCELWPGDWQGLRDKKLLVFHAYARSNLHLTTATAESQLRRALNFLRTEHGNSFPILIFSLEVFNKKGEFNEEYFETLKNSIKEMENDDASVKIVYHYITEIGNSSLEHYFGACEQLLDKLASLNIDSKDQWMEKIFVSFIWVLTNTTSNEDHSPVHAEAAAQILTDCGLDKPSENTTQASLILIWKYIDTMLSKGSTFIAEQWCRFILKHSIFQKTPDVEAKYFRKLALCVLEKYNPSTAQQIFGEIPEVCKHCPLTLYLMYRLALLTGNPSLSTTYIQSLCKSGADSTYIWSCVGDALQLGKTDTAIQSLQGVMVTSDGRGFERLQIPRILQWVICTAHERSATNCEDLLGHVTSLLESALIAATAGNPFSSVELRWFACKSYGIALELYKQSSIQIVLQLLYLSTRFMELEQKKTEGVSGTDPIQHYLKCTFLRSIVLVIEARREKAYAKKEHHYREASEAIKQCKIHIQSLGITSISNINPPHPWVDKYRIILSLDFEATVFLRQWEDLAKIIEASKPVVEVKLSSVFLDCLLRSGAPSSYLSQFVKKMIRTFHSSSSQSLTTKSTDGLNTHLPRHLRCLFSLSIHAEEYILAESVLDQALILARDSPNSTRSTSTPYPKDELQWLATTAFNRAVEFFLVSADEECRRWAGKAIALADSISGDDGGELGRLLRRNLARLQQPV, encoded by the exons ATGCATGATCTAGGAAACTTTCGAAGTCTCGAACTTGCATTCAAAGCAGCCAAGGCTTGTATTG AGCACGGCCTTACCGACCTAAGTCAGAATATCATAGAATCAGCTGCTACACGATTAGACCTGATGGAGGCATCTAAAGCCGAGACCGACATGGTGAGGCTTGAAGATTTTACCACTGAATATTATATGTTACGCATATATCTG GCCTGGACACAGGAACGGCCAGACATCGCAGACCATTTGTTCTCGAAGGCTCCAGAAACGAAGACCACAGAGCAACAAAAGGTGATTGTGGACACATGCTACAGTAttggagaagcagaactGCGAAAATGCCAGTATGACACAGCGGCAACATGGTTGGGCAGAGCGTTGGCAGTGTGTGAGTTATGGCCGGGGGACTGGCAAGGATTGAGGGATAAGAAGCTGTTGGTTTTTCATGCTTATG CACGTTCTAATCTTCACCTTACTACGGCAACCGCTGAGAGTCAGCTTCGAAGAGCTCTAAACTTTCTGAGAACC GAGCATGGAAATTCCTTCCCTATTTTAATCTTCTCCCTTGAAGTATTCAACAAAAAGGGCGAGTTCAATGAGGAGTACTTTGAAA CACTCAAAAATTCTATTAAGGAAATGGAGAATGATGATGCAAGCGTAAAAAT AGTCTACCACTACATCACGGAGATCGGAAACTCGAG TCTAGAACACTATTTCGGAGCCTGTGAGCAGCTTCTGGATAAATTAGCCTCCCTTAATATAGATTCCAAAGATcagtggatggagaagattTTCGTCTCCTTCATATGGGTCCTGACCAACACCACCTCCAACGAGGACCATTCCCCTGTTCATGCTGAAGCGGCAGCTCAAATATTGACAGATTGCGGCTTGGACAAGCCAAGTGAAAACACAACTCAAGCTTCTCTGATT CTCATCTGGAAGTATATCGACACAATGTTATCAAAAGGATCTACCTTCATTGCCGAACAATGGTGCCGATTTATTCTGAAGCATTCAATATTCCAAAAGACCCCGGATGTGGAAGCCAAGTATTTTCG AAAATTGGCCCTCTGTGTCTTGGAGAAGTATAACCCTTCTACAGCACAGCAAATATTTGGTGAGATACCAGAAGTCTGCAAGCATTGTCCACTCACCCTGTATCTGATGTACAGGTTGGCTCTGCTCACTGGGAACCCGTCACTGT CCACTACCTACATCCAATCACTCTGCAAAAGTGGAGCGGATTCTACATATATCTGGTCATGTGTAGGAGATGCACTACAACTAGGCAAAACGGATACAGCGATCCAATCCCTTCAGGGTGTCATGGTCACCTCAGACGGCCGTGGCTTTGAGAGATTGCAGATTCCTCGAATTCTACAGTGGGTGATATGTACAGCTCACGAGAGGAGCGCAACCAACTGCGAAGACTTGCTGGGGCATGTAACTTCTTTACTAGAATCTG CATTGATTGCTGCCACTGCTGGAAACCCATTCTCTTCCGTTGAACTACGCTGGTTTGCTTGCAAAAGCTACGGTATTGCCCTTGAGCTATACAAACAGTCTTCTATACAGATTGTTCTCcaattattatatctttccACCAGg TTTATGGAGCTCGAGCAGAAGAAAACAGAAGGAGTGTCGGGTACCGATCCCATACAGCATTATCTGAAGTGCACTTTCCTGCGATCTATAGTTTTAGTTATTGAAGCTCGAAGAGAAAAGGCTTACGCCAAAAAG GAGCACCATTACAGGGAAGCCAGTGAAGCGATTAAACAATGCAAAATCCATATCCAATCTCTAGGTATTACCTCAATATCCAACATAAACCCACCGCACCCATGGGTAGACAAGTACCGCATCATACTCTCCTTGGACTTCGAAGCCACCGTCTTCCTCCGCCAATGGGAAGACCTGGCAAAGATAATCGAAGCATCGAAACCCGTCGTCGAAGTAAAACTCAGCTCGGTCTTCCTTGACTGTCTCCTCCGATCTGGAGCCCCTTCATCATACTTATCACAGTTTGTCAAG AAAATGATCCGCACATTCCACAGCTCTTCATCTCAGTCCCTAACCACCAAATCAACCGATGGTCTCAACACCCACCTCCCTCGCCACCTCCGCTGCCtattctctctctctattcATGCCGAAGAATACATCCTCGCCGAGTCCGTCCTCGACCAAGCCCTCATTCTGGCCCGCGATAGTCCCAATTCTACTCGCAGTACAAGCACTCCATACCCAAAAGACGAACTCCAGTGGCTGGCAACTACCGCGTTCAATCGAGCGGTAGAGTTCTTCCTTGTCTCTGCGGATGAGGAGTGTCGTCGATGGGCTGGGAAGGCTATTGCGCTGGCAGATTCGATTTCAGGCGATGACGGTGGTGAGTTGGGAAGGCTTCTTAGGCGGAATCTTGCGAGGCTTCAGCAGCCTGTTTGA
- a CDS encoding WD40 repeat domain-containing protein (COG:S;~EggNog:ENOG410PKGW;~InterPro:IPR036322,IPR015943,IPR019775,IPR001680, IPR017986;~PFAM:PF00400;~go_function: GO:0005515 - protein binding [Evidence IEA]): MAYNTLSVKSKPAGPAQSLRATPSNSPSVRPPTRSSNKPSLYQSALSLQTVIGTTTTTPNGFSYHDQSKSFAFCAGSAGVLAELDDDDNVNQRFFRARPTANSINPITSFYNQSTSPTTPDNRAKSLPGIKTTPHNGNYNGSPSAEMVEAPSPRSWSSREKVKAVTSVAISPNGRFLALGETGYNPRVLIFSTAKDAPPDIPLSILTEHTFGVRALAWSSNSQYLATLGNVNDGFLFVWSIGLKNGSARLHSTNKCTTVVRDMTWLGHALITVGVRHVKVWRLPDVRPVSPTKSRANAGDGPSNAAPKALSGRNCVLGALADNTFTSVVGISDSEAVVGTDSGALCIVDDRDGNAKLTLIQHMEFGITSLTSDPDRACLWIGGRGRRMRKLAFESLRASCIPSSPRTSSRSSTEIKSKEPAITCIGSLTSHLVTVDGTKAIHIYPAEKLNDEIDQCDTGTSMPAHRDSVLGIGPLSTPNYLRADFFTWSCKGVVKFWNTQGGCCDTRTIPVEPVSGGDDDNINELKILRANKDMNLFVSGDKLGVLRIFQGQPWKCVNEVRAHGGEITDIALYETPGSCIVASSGRDRMVQLFERRDDSLQLLQTMDDHVGSVGQLLFVNGGERLLSSSADRTVLIRDRVIRETDGATVIAYMISKVITLRSSPVSMSLSPDDPDSIIFSTVDRCVQQYEMSSGRHVHSFRAADSESNDTVVMGSLTVTSAISGQNPKMLIGVSGTDKSIRVYDMEKGALLTGEFGHTEGVSDVRLLEKYSHPSSDSPERILISSGIDGVVMIWNISVQLQQPQEYIQPSQAIPNDDEDLVSRDPTLSKPPLRKILSRSDLAGFQRPDGLPLTPTPVHQTSEQSPLLLRRLSRASLVSSMRNGNVMPATPPSVPTRRSPTSSIRPERMRNSPSPPSPKSTGGKKVLESRGHNNIRCSSLDFRTRVRASGKSEFGSLNMSTEQVCRTLKAYRKKLNGSTEHLHSQKELERELNLTLRALNSRAKKVETESGETETDSSGKENERIPPPPPIPNRTPRIPRRIPSTPNLGQKKSPKYSRRRSLDAAREG, from the exons ATGGCGTACAACACGTTAAGCGTCAAAAGCAAGCCCGCTGGCCCAGCCCAGTCGCTGCGAGCTACCCCCTCCAACTCACCTTCCGTAAGACCGCCAACGCGCTCCTCGAACAAACCATCTCTATATCAGTCGGCTTTATCTCTTCAGACGGTTATCGGCACAACGACAACTACCCCTAATGGGTTCTCTTATCATGATCAAAGCAAGTCGTTTGCCTTCTGTGCTGGATCTGCCGGTGTCCTAGCAGAactggatgatgatgataatgtGAATCAACGCTTTTTCCGTGCACGGCCAACAGCCAACAGCATAAATCCGATAACTTCATTCTACAATCAATCTACGTCCCCAACCACACCCGATAATAGGGCAAAGTCTCTGCCAGGTATAAAGACGACGCCGCATAATGGTAACTATAATGGTTCACCGTCAGCTGAAATGGTGGAGGCACCTAGTCCCCGTTCATGGTCATCAAGGGAAAAGGTAAAGGCGGTTACTAGTGTCGCCATAAGTCCGAATGGAAGGTTCCTTGCTCTAGGGGAG ACGGGCTATAATCCAAGAGTCTTGATCTTTTCAACTGCAAAGGACGCACCTCCCGATATTCCGCTCTCAATACTCACCGAACATACATTTGGCGTCCGTGCGCTTGCTTGGAGCTCGAACTCACAATACTTGGCAACCCTGGGGAACGTGAATGATGGGTTCCTCTTTGTATGGTCCATCGGGCTCAAGAATGGCTCAGCAAGGCTCCACTCGACGAACAAATGTACTACCGTTGTTCGTGATATGACTTGGCTAGGTCACGCTTTGATCAC TGTGGGTGTTCGGCATGTGAAGGTTTGGAGACTTCCCGATGTCAGGCCTGTATCCCCAACCAAATCTCGCGCCAATGCCGGCGATGGACCCAGCAACGCCGCGCCAAAGGCCCTTTCTGGAAGAAACTGCGTTTTAGGAGCCCTGGCCGACAATACCTTCACTAGCGTCGTCGGTATTTCCGACTCCGAGGCTGTGGTTGGTACTGACTCTGGAGCACTTTGTATTGTCGACGATAGGGATGGCAATGCCAAACTTACTCTCATTCAGCACATGGAGTTCGGCATCACGTCACTAACATCTGACCCAGACCGAGCCTGTTTATGGATAGGAGGTCGCGGCAGACGAATGCGAAAACTTGCGTTTGAATCCTTGCGAGCATCGTGCATCCCATCGTCTCCACGCACGTCTAGTCGGTCATCAACGGAGATAAAATCTAAAGAGCCAGCCATCACTTGTATTGGTTCCCTTACATCTCATTTGGTTACTGTTGATGGTACCAAGGCCATCCATATATATCCCGCCGAAAAGTTAAACGACGAAATTGACCAATGTGACACGGGAACCTCTATGCCTGCCCATAGAGATTCCGTTCTCGGTATAGGGCCTCTGAGTACACCAAACTACCTGAGAGCGGATTTTTTCACTTGGTCTTGCAAGGGTGTCGTTAAGTTTTGGAACACCCAAGGCGGGTGCTGCGACACGCGGACAATCCCTGTTGAGCCGGTCTCGGGCGGTGATGATGACAATATCAATGAGCTGAAGATATTGCGGGCAAACAAGGACATGAACCTGTTTGTCTCCGGGGACAAACTCGGTGTTTTACG TATATTTCAAGGGCAACCGTGGAAATGTGTGAATGAAGTTAGAGCCCATGGAGGGGAGATCACAGATATCGCTTTATACGAGACCCCAGGCTCCTGCATCGTTGCTAGCTCAGGGCGCGATCGGATGGTGCAGCTTTTCGAAAGGCGTGACGACAGCCTTCAGCTGCTTCAAACCATGGATGACCATGTCGGCTCTGTAGGCCAGCTTCTTTTTGTCAATGGAGGGGAGAGGCTCCTATCCTCTTCTGCGGACCGTACAGTTCTCATAAGAGATCGTGTCATCCGCGAAACCGACGGCGCAACAGTCATTGCCTACATGATATCGAAGGTGATTACCTTGAGATCATCTCCGGTATCTATGTCACTATCTCCGGATGACCCAGACAGCATAATTTTCTCAACTGTTGATCGTTGCGTACAACAATATGAAATGAGTTCCGGTCGTCATGTTCACTCTTTCCGCGCGGCTGATTCCGAATCTAATGATACAGTGGTCATGGGCTCGTTAACGGTCACCTCTGCTATCTCCGGACAGAACCCTAAAATGCTCATCGGGGTTTCAGGAACTGACAAATCGATCCGTGTATATGATATGGAAAAGGGGGCGCTTCTCACGGGAGAATTCGGCCACACTGAGGGTGTCAGTGACGTTCGACTGCTTGAAAAATATTCTCATCCATCAAGCGACTCACCAGAGCGGATATTGATCAGCTCAGGCATCGATGGGGTAGTCATGATTTGGAACATATCTGTGCAGTTACAACAACCTCAGGAATATATCCAGCCTTCACAGGCGATTCCtaacgacgacgaggacctTGTCTCTAGGGACCCAACACTATCGAAACCCCCTCTGCGGAAGATATTGTCTCGCTCAGACCTTGCAGGATTTCAACGACCGGACGGCTTACCGTTGACTCCTACCCCGGTGCACCAAACGTCGGAGCAGTCTCCGCTTTTACTGCGCAGGTTATCCCGGGCATCTCTTGTCTCATCAATGAGGAACGGGAACGTAATGCCAGCAACACCTCCCTCTGTACCTACACGTCGCTCACCTACCTCTTCCATTCGCCCCGAGAGAATGCGCAATTCTCCGTCGCCGCCGAGCCCAAAATCTACGGGTGGGAAAAAGGTATTGGAGTCACGGGGCCACAACAATATTCGCTGTTCGTCTCTGGATTTTCGAACACGGGTTCGAGCATCTGGTAAAAGCGAATTTGGAAGTTTGAATATGTCGACCGAACAGGTATGCCGCACACTGAAGGCGTACAGAAAGAAGCTCAATGGGTCTACTGAGCATCTACATTCCCAGAAGGAGCTAGAGCGTGAGCTTAACCTCACCTTACGAGCTCTCAACTCTCGAGCAAAGAAAGTTGAGACTGAGTCGGGCGAAACTGAGACCGATAGCAGCGGTAAAGAAAACGAGCGGATTCCTCCACCGCCTCCCATTCCAAACAGAACACCGCGCATACCTCGTCGGATTCCGTCAACCCCAAACCTAGGCCAAAAGAAGTCGCCAAAATATTCTCGCAGGCGTTCCCTTGACGCCGCTAGAGAAGGCTAA
- the rrg9 gene encoding mitochondrial ribosome assembly protein RRG9 (COG:O;~EggNog:ENOG410PR35;~InterPro:IPR010487), with protein MSSLCSTSANISLPNALRTLFYSEFVLPLRTPSIRPLNRLSRHDPRSRRAITTVSLDSIPITSSQKHEILNSNQNETSATIDSSNTSNQSLNDQASQTTSSASSPSTRETKTESKTFNKKRSDDRGTKKTARKGATDAGPKPQKKSEEWETQKGALKRKFPDGWAPPKKLSPDAMEGIRHLHLVDPDKFTTPVLAAEFKVSPEAIRRILKSKWRPSGTEMEGRRQRWEKRHARIWGHMSELGLRPRRPDSIIDAAKILYNKSKKDKESSDS; from the coding sequence ATGTCGTCTTTGTGCTCTACTTCAGCGAATATTTCGCTTCCTAATGCCCTCAGAACCCTCTTCTATTCCGAATTTGTCCTTCCGCTTCGCACTCCATCAATACGGCCTTTGAACCGACTTTCTCGCCACGATCCCAGAAGCAGACGGGCTATTACCACTGTTTCGCTTGATTCAATTCCTATCACTTCGTCCCAGAAACACGAAATATTGAATTCTAATCAGAATGAGACGTCGGCCACCATTGACAGTTCGAACACCTCAAATCAGAGTTTAAACGACCAAGCCTCCCAAACTACAAGTTCCGCAAGCTCGCCTTCTACACGTGAAACGAAGACGGAGTCAAAAACGTTCAACAAAAAACGATCAGACGACCGCGGCACCAAGAAGACCGCACGGAAAGGCGCAACAGACGCCGGCCCCAAGCCCCAGAAGAAATCTGAAGAATGGGAGACTCAGAAGGGTGCCTTGAAAAGAAAATTTCCAGATGGATGGGCACCACCCAAGAAACTCTCCCCTGATGCCATGGAAGGGATACGGCATTTGCATCTCGTTGATCCCGACAAGTTCACGACCCCTGTCCTTGCGGCCGAGTTCAAGGTATCCCCCGAAGCTATTCGGAGGATCCTGAAGAGCAAGTGGCGTCCCTCGGGGACTGAGATGGAGGGTCGGCGCCAACGATGGGAGAAGCGACATGCGCGAATCTGGGGACATATGTCTGAGTTGGGTTTGCGACCGAGGCGTCCGGACTCTATCATCGATGCGGCTAAGATATTGTATAACAAAagcaagaaagacaaggaatcTAGCGATTCCTAA